The following proteins are co-located in the Micromonospora viridifaciens genome:
- a CDS encoding bifunctional 4-hydroxy-2-oxoglutarate aldolase/2-dehydro-3-deoxy-phosphogluconate aldolase — MTQTSVSLGLPIPMVETGVIAILRPAVLDHLDATVSALVGAGVRCLEVTATTPNFLAVLRRMVDEVPDGVTVGLGTVTDLSLAERAIAAGASFIVTPGVVDGLPDVAHRHGVPCIVGAWSPTEVMRAVAAGADAVKIFPAATGGVAHLRSLREPFPAVPFVPSGGLTCESAVGFVSAGAVAVGLGGALTGSALRDGRTTAIDERVPALLASVAAARGVR, encoded by the coding sequence GTGACCCAGACATCGGTGAGCCTCGGGCTGCCGATCCCCATGGTTGAGACCGGCGTGATCGCGATTCTCCGGCCAGCTGTGCTCGACCACCTCGATGCGACGGTGAGCGCGCTGGTCGGAGCGGGGGTCCGGTGTCTCGAGGTGACGGCGACGACGCCGAACTTCCTCGCGGTCCTGCGACGGATGGTCGACGAGGTGCCCGACGGGGTCACCGTGGGGCTCGGCACCGTGACCGACCTGTCGCTGGCGGAGCGCGCGATAGCTGCGGGCGCGTCGTTCATCGTGACGCCGGGCGTGGTCGACGGTCTGCCCGACGTGGCCCACCGCCACGGCGTACCCTGCATCGTCGGCGCCTGGAGCCCGACGGAGGTGATGCGGGCCGTTGCGGCCGGCGCCGACGCGGTCAAGATCTTCCCCGCGGCCACCGGCGGCGTCGCCCATCTGCGGAGTCTGCGCGAGCCGTTCCCGGCCGTACCGTTCGTGCCGTCCGGCGGCCTGACCTGCGAGTCCGCGGTCGGGTTTGTCAGTGCGGGGGCAGTCGCTGTCGGGCTCGGTGGCGCCCTGACGGGCAGCGCGCTCCGCGACGGTCGCACCACGGCCATCGACGAACGGGTACCGGCACTCCTGGCTTCGGTCGCGGCGGCGCGAGGCGTCCGATGA
- a CDS encoding RidA family protein, giving the protein MTRVAVVTDSAPKPAGAYSQAVVANGFLYTAGFGPQDPRTGQVAGPSIEEQTAQVMRNIAAVLAEHSLDFSHVVKATVHLQDLHRDFAGFNTVYQSFLQEPYPVRTTVGSDLANILVEIDVVAAVPAER; this is encoded by the coding sequence ATGACCAGGGTCGCCGTCGTGACCGACAGTGCGCCGAAGCCCGCCGGGGCCTATTCGCAAGCCGTTGTCGCCAACGGATTCCTCTACACGGCCGGGTTCGGGCCGCAGGATCCCCGGACCGGACAGGTCGCCGGCCCGAGCATCGAGGAGCAGACGGCCCAGGTGATGCGCAACATCGCCGCGGTGCTGGCCGAGCACTCCCTCGACTTCAGTCACGTGGTGAAGGCCACCGTGCACCTGCAGGACCTGCACCGGGACTTCGCCGGATTCAACACCGTCTACCAGTCATTCCTGCAAGAGCCGTACCCGGTCCGCACGACGGTTGGTTCGGATCTGGCCAACATCCTGGTCGAGATCGACGTCGTGGCGGCCGTGCCGGCCGAACGCTGA
- a CDS encoding sugar kinase, which translates to MSIDVITLGESLGLLSPVEAAPILRQPFLRLGFGGAESNVAIGLARLGRTAHWVGRLGSDDIGTMIARELRAENVRTSIIIDSAPTGLMLKTHSPAGRVQVSYYRTGSAGSRLRPSDVDERLVASARVLHVTGITLALGASPAATVREAVEVARANRVAVSFDLNFRSALWSPDEAVPVLRDLAKAADILFATDAEAELLVDEREPEAQARAIARLGPRQVVVKRGADGSLACIDDVIYRQDPVPVTAVDPVGAGDAFAAGYLSQVVSGGSARQRLDAGGVGGALAVTSRGDWEGLPHAADIADLRHVGEVQR; encoded by the coding sequence ATGAGCATCGACGTCATTACTTTGGGTGAGTCCCTCGGGCTGCTTTCGCCGGTCGAGGCCGCCCCGATCCTGCGTCAGCCCTTCCTCCGGCTCGGTTTCGGGGGCGCTGAGTCGAACGTCGCGATCGGTCTTGCTCGGCTGGGTCGTACCGCCCACTGGGTGGGGCGTCTCGGCTCCGATGACATCGGCACGATGATCGCTCGCGAACTCCGGGCCGAGAACGTGCGGACATCGATCATCATTGACTCGGCACCGACCGGGTTGATGCTCAAGACCCACAGCCCCGCGGGCCGGGTGCAGGTCAGCTACTACCGCACCGGCAGTGCGGGATCACGCCTGCGGCCCTCGGACGTCGACGAGCGGCTGGTGGCCAGCGCACGAGTGCTTCACGTTACGGGGATCACGCTGGCGCTCGGGGCTTCGCCGGCGGCGACGGTTCGCGAAGCGGTCGAGGTAGCCCGGGCCAACCGGGTTGCCGTGTCCTTCGACCTGAACTTCCGCAGTGCCCTCTGGTCGCCAGACGAAGCAGTGCCGGTGCTGCGGGACCTCGCCAAGGCGGCCGACATCCTCTTCGCCACCGACGCCGAGGCCGAGTTGCTCGTCGACGAGCGCGAGCCCGAGGCTCAAGCCAGGGCGATCGCCCGGCTCGGCCCACGCCAGGTTGTCGTCAAGCGCGGGGCCGACGGGAGCCTGGCCTGCATCGACGACGTCATCTACCGCCAGGATCCAGTGCCCGTCACGGCCGTGGACCCGGTGGGCGCGGGGGACGCTTTCGCGGCCGGATACCTCAGCCAGGTCGTCTCCGGCGGATCGGCGCGTCAGCGCCTCGACGCCGGCGGGGTCGGAGGCGCGCTGGCGGTCACGTCCCGCGGTGACTGGGAGGGCCTCCCGCACGCCGCTGACATCGCCGACCTGCGGCACGTCGGGGAGGTCCAGCGGTGA
- a CDS encoding alanine racemase, which yields MFSKQFTFPLAVVDGPALEHNLAEMARYCAARGVVIAPHGKTTMSPEIAAAQLAAGAFAITVATVTQALAYHRHGVQRVLVANEVTDPGSLDWLLETMDADPAFAPIVCADSVAAVRLLAEAAAARAPRRPLDVLIELGHPGGRTGARTIDDAVEVGREVQRSGHLRGVGVTGYEGTLGHAGTPAEAERVHRFCLDLLEVGRRLVMTGALPQRHIVSAAGSLFFTEVCDALAEAASHDGVQVVLRSGAYAIHDHGLYDRVTPSNRGIRDAPTFRPTTTIWAPVLSVPEQGLAILLLGRRDVGFDQGLPAPLRHRGPDGALRPIVGAETTELNDQHAFVRLPEGYDVSPGDLLQLGISHPCTTFDKWQVLPVVDGEFVVDLIHTFF from the coding sequence TTGTTCTCCAAGCAATTCACCTTCCCGCTCGCCGTGGTCGACGGCCCGGCCCTGGAGCACAATCTCGCGGAGATGGCGAGGTATTGCGCGGCCCGTGGGGTGGTGATCGCGCCACACGGCAAGACCACGATGTCTCCCGAGATCGCCGCCGCTCAGCTTGCCGCCGGCGCGTTCGCGATCACGGTGGCGACGGTGACCCAGGCGTTGGCTTACCACCGCCACGGCGTGCAGCGGGTTCTCGTCGCCAACGAGGTGACCGACCCCGGCAGCCTCGACTGGCTGCTCGAGACCATGGACGCCGACCCCGCGTTCGCACCGATCGTCTGCGCGGACTCGGTGGCCGCGGTGCGGCTGCTCGCGGAAGCGGCCGCAGCCCGTGCACCCCGACGTCCGCTCGATGTCCTCATCGAGCTCGGCCACCCCGGGGGCCGGACCGGTGCGCGCACCATCGACGACGCGGTCGAGGTCGGCCGGGAGGTGCAACGATCCGGCCACCTCCGTGGGGTCGGTGTCACCGGGTACGAGGGGACCCTTGGACATGCCGGGACACCGGCCGAGGCTGAGCGGGTCCACCGGTTCTGCCTTGACCTGCTCGAGGTCGGCCGCCGCCTGGTCATGACCGGCGCGCTTCCGCAGCGGCACATCGTGTCCGCGGCCGGCAGCCTCTTCTTCACCGAGGTCTGCGACGCGCTTGCCGAGGCGGCTTCTCACGACGGGGTCCAGGTGGTGCTCCGTAGCGGCGCCTATGCGATCCACGACCACGGTCTCTACGATCGCGTGACGCCGTCGAACCGGGGCATCAGGGACGCACCGACGTTCCGTCCAACGACGACGATCTGGGCGCCGGTGCTGTCGGTGCCGGAACAGGGTCTCGCGATCCTGCTGCTCGGCCGACGCGACGTCGGGTTCGACCAGGGGCTTCCGGCACCGCTGCGCCACCGTGGCCCCGACGGCGCCCTGCGGCCGATCGTCGGGGCCGAGACCACCGAGCTCAACGACCAGCATGCCTTCGTCCGGCTGCCCGAAGGGTACGACGTCTCCCCGGGCGACCTCCTCCAACTCGGCATCTCGCATCCGTGCACCACCTTCGACAAGTGGCAGGTTCTCCCCGTCGTCGACGGAGAGTTCGTCGTCGACCTGATCCACACCTTCTTCTAA
- a CDS encoding ABC transporter substrate-binding protein, with protein MSQLDRATRRRLVAAVAGTAALAVTACSPPQPGSAASSVTIAETTAPSTLDPQGSGLFADRFAWQLSYECLLTTSADGTVKPALASDWKKSDDGLTYTFTLRPDVKFHNGETLTADDVVFTFERLKKSPDGIDTELFPTWSDVTAIDKSTVQFRLKAPDAGFVNNMANPLVWGCAIMSSKAAESGNPDTTMVGTGPWQQVSYRADSELKFQRFGDYWGTPAASEKLNVLYMPNIATQVSNLKAGKVDLIFPDSASAASLKGNDKIVVDKAETDSTIFLQINNMAKPFDNQLVRQALALAVNREELAEKAYNGGARPSVYVPPSNAWAPKPSGLPNSTRDVAEAKRLLTEAGYPKGFATTLMYISGYDPGTDNMMALMQHQLAEVGIRVELVPLEAAAWSDKLTKPDYALSWNAQSYYSNPYQYIAPAPGRQGPVPASLQKLLDAALAAKDQESYQKALVAVEEEEARTVYPTITLLATDMYAAHDSALTGVEVPPSQSRTFLAQVKHD; from the coding sequence ATGTCCCAGCTCGATCGCGCGACGCGTCGCCGCCTGGTCGCCGCAGTCGCGGGTACGGCGGCCCTCGCCGTCACGGCCTGCTCCCCGCCGCAGCCCGGCAGCGCCGCATCCAGCGTCACCATTGCCGAGACCACTGCGCCCAGCACCCTCGACCCGCAGGGATCGGGGCTTTTCGCAGACCGCTTCGCCTGGCAGCTGTCGTACGAGTGCCTGCTGACGACCAGCGCCGACGGCACCGTCAAGCCGGCCCTCGCCAGCGACTGGAAGAAGTCGGACGACGGTCTGACCTACACCTTCACGCTCCGTCCCGACGTGAAGTTCCACAACGGCGAAACGCTCACCGCGGATGACGTCGTCTTCACGTTCGAGCGGCTCAAGAAGAGCCCGGACGGCATCGACACCGAGCTGTTCCCCACCTGGTCCGACGTGACCGCCATCGACAAGTCGACCGTGCAGTTCAGGCTGAAGGCTCCCGACGCCGGATTCGTCAACAACATGGCGAATCCGCTGGTGTGGGGTTGCGCGATCATGAGCTCGAAGGCGGCGGAATCCGGCAACCCCGACACGACCATGGTCGGCACGGGCCCCTGGCAGCAGGTCTCCTACCGCGCCGACAGCGAACTCAAGTTCCAGCGGTTCGGCGACTACTGGGGCACGCCGGCCGCGTCGGAGAAGCTGAACGTTCTCTACATGCCGAACATCGCCACCCAGGTCAGCAACCTGAAGGCCGGCAAGGTCGACCTGATCTTCCCCGACTCGGCCAGCGCCGCGTCGCTGAAGGGTAACGACAAGATCGTGGTCGACAAGGCGGAGACCGACTCAACGATCTTCCTCCAGATCAACAACATGGCGAAGCCCTTCGACAACCAGCTCGTGCGGCAGGCGCTGGCCCTGGCCGTCAACCGCGAGGAACTGGCCGAGAAGGCGTACAACGGCGGCGCCCGCCCGAGCGTCTACGTGCCACCGAGCAACGCGTGGGCGCCCAAGCCGAGCGGCCTCCCGAACTCGACGCGCGACGTCGCGGAGGCGAAGCGCCTGCTCACCGAGGCGGGATACCCGAAGGGGTTCGCCACCACCCTGATGTACATCAGTGGGTACGACCCCGGCACCGACAACATGATGGCCCTCATGCAGCACCAGCTCGCCGAGGTGGGGATCCGCGTGGAGCTGGTCCCCCTCGAGGCCGCGGCGTGGAGCGACAAGCTCACCAAGCCTGACTACGCCCTCAGCTGGAACGCGCAGTCGTACTACTCGAACCCGTACCAGTACATCGCTCCGGCCCCGGGCCGCCAGGGGCCCGTGCCCGCCTCCCTGCAGAAGCTGCTCGACGCCGCCCTGGCCGCCAAGGACCAGGAGAGCTACCAGAAGGCCCTGGTGGCGGTCGAGGAGGAGGAGGCCCGCACGGTCTACCCGACGATCACCCTGCTGGCCACCGACATGTACGCCGCGCACGACAGCGCCCTGACCGGTGTCGAGGTGCCACCGAGCCAGAGCCGCACCTTCCTGGCCCAGGTGAAGCATGACTGA
- a CDS encoding ABC transporter ATP-binding protein: protein MTDSGSNADRTSTGAVRGAGRQPVLSVRDLTISYRRGASAARAVSGVSFDLEQGDRVGLVGESGSGKSTLASAILRTLPPNADVSGSISLHGDDLLAMNRAELRRIRSTRIARVPQDPLGSLNPVFPIGRQLGDVVRAHRRVSRRETLALVEEALRQVGISDAAVKRRSYPHELSGGMRQRVMIAMALINHPELLIADEPTTALDVTVQAQVVELLRRRVAESDMTLLLISHDIGVISELCTRVMVMYRGEIVEQGPARDVLTNPQHAYTSSLIDAARGKPRAHRHGSREVTV, encoded by the coding sequence ATGACTGATTCCGGCTCGAACGCGGACCGCACCAGCACAGGTGCGGTCCGCGGGGCGGGCCGGCAGCCGGTGCTGTCGGTCCGCGACCTCACGATCTCCTACCGGCGCGGCGCCTCGGCCGCCCGGGCGGTCAGCGGCGTCTCGTTCGATCTCGAGCAGGGCGATCGGGTCGGGCTCGTCGGTGAGTCCGGCTCGGGCAAGTCCACGCTCGCGTCCGCGATCCTGCGCACGCTGCCGCCCAACGCCGACGTGTCCGGGTCGATCTCCTTGCACGGTGACGACCTGCTCGCGATGAACCGTGCCGAGCTGCGACGGATCCGCAGCACCCGCATCGCTCGGGTGCCACAGGATCCGCTCGGCAGCCTCAACCCCGTGTTCCCGATCGGCAGGCAACTCGGAGACGTGGTCCGCGCGCACCGACGAGTCTCCAGGCGAGAGACCCTCGCCCTGGTGGAGGAAGCCCTCCGACAGGTCGGCATCAGCGACGCCGCCGTCAAGCGCCGCAGCTACCCGCACGAGCTCTCCGGCGGCATGCGGCAGCGGGTGATGATCGCGATGGCACTGATCAACCATCCCGAGCTCCTCATCGCGGACGAGCCCACGACGGCCCTCGATGTCACCGTCCAGGCCCAGGTCGTCGAGCTCCTGCGCCGACGGGTGGCCGAATCGGACATGACGCTCCTGCTCATCTCGCACGACATCGGCGTCATCAGCGAGCTGTGCACCCGGGTGATGGTCATGTACCGCGGCGAGATCGTCGAGCAGGGGCCCGCCCGGGACGTGCTCACCAACCCGCAGCACGCCTACACGTCCTCCCTCATCGACGCCGCGCGTGGCAAGCCCCGCGCGCACCGACACGGCTCACGCGAGGTGACGGTATGA
- a CDS encoding N-acyl-D-amino-acid deacylase family protein — translation MADLVLRGGHVVDGGGGDPVRADVLLRGAEIAAVGEVAPPPTAEVIDVTGLLVLPGFVDAHSHADGQLSDVEVASALLRQGVTTVVVGQDGVSYAPSTDQTAADLERYFSAVNGPRPAALPGSCSVGDLLDRYDTGTYVNAAVLVPAGNVRAAVVGFDPRAATPVEIERMRALVAAGLDDGAVGMSTGLEYVPGGFADLAELVALCEVVANAGAVHVSHMRGYEGDAPTGMAELRTIAARSGVPTHISHLHGPAAVIEPLLQDAFDAGCDITFDTYPYLRGSTLLAMLTLPASLQAGRPADTVATLRNPVERAELARSWFPRIADLLSRVTLSYVAAEGWGWAEGRRLTDVADRVGLPVGDLVCRLLVDADLGVGCLVQQPSDNTEHDLSRLLRHPAHMVGSDGIFMGSRPHPRARGAIARFLARHVVQLGDWSWGEAAQHLSTNAVDRFGLGPRGRVLPGRIADLAVVDPTALADRATYDEPLALATGVELVLIGGRVVLRDGGVVGGPAGRSIRREKV, via the coding sequence ATGGCTGACCTCGTGCTGCGTGGTGGCCACGTGGTGGACGGGGGCGGCGGCGATCCCGTCCGCGCTGATGTCCTGCTCAGGGGAGCGGAGATCGCCGCAGTCGGAGAGGTTGCGCCGCCGCCGACCGCGGAGGTCATCGACGTGACCGGCTTGCTGGTTCTCCCCGGCTTCGTGGACGCGCACAGCCATGCCGACGGCCAGCTGTCCGATGTCGAGGTCGCGTCGGCTCTCCTGCGGCAGGGGGTCACCACCGTCGTCGTCGGGCAGGACGGGGTGTCGTACGCGCCGTCGACCGACCAGACCGCGGCGGACCTCGAGCGCTACTTCTCAGCGGTCAACGGGCCGCGCCCAGCGGCGTTGCCGGGCTCCTGCTCGGTCGGGGATCTCCTCGACCGGTACGACACCGGTACCTACGTCAACGCCGCGGTGCTCGTGCCCGCGGGCAACGTGCGCGCGGCCGTCGTCGGGTTCGACCCGCGCGCCGCGACGCCGGTTGAGATCGAGCGGATGCGCGCACTGGTGGCTGCCGGCCTGGACGACGGGGCGGTCGGCATGTCGACCGGGCTGGAGTACGTCCCCGGCGGGTTCGCCGACCTGGCCGAGCTGGTCGCGCTGTGCGAGGTGGTGGCGAATGCCGGAGCGGTGCACGTGTCCCACATGCGTGGGTACGAGGGGGACGCGCCGACCGGGATGGCCGAGCTGCGGACAATAGCCGCACGCAGCGGTGTGCCGACGCACATCTCCCACCTCCACGGCCCGGCCGCGGTGATCGAACCGCTGCTCCAGGATGCGTTCGACGCCGGCTGCGACATCACCTTCGACACCTACCCCTACCTGCGAGGCAGCACGCTGCTCGCGATGCTGACGCTGCCCGCCTCCCTCCAGGCAGGTCGTCCGGCGGACACCGTGGCGACCTTGCGCAATCCCGTCGAACGCGCCGAGTTGGCCCGGTCCTGGTTCCCGCGCATCGCCGACCTCCTCAGCCGGGTGACGCTCTCCTACGTCGCCGCCGAGGGGTGGGGGTGGGCGGAGGGTCGCCGGCTGACGGACGTGGCCGACCGGGTCGGTCTGCCGGTCGGCGATCTGGTCTGTCGCCTGCTGGTGGATGCCGATCTCGGCGTCGGCTGCCTCGTCCAACAGCCGTCAGACAACACCGAGCACGATCTGAGCCGGCTGCTGCGGCATCCCGCTCACATGGTCGGCTCGGACGGCATCTTCATGGGGAGCCGGCCGCATCCGCGGGCCCGTGGTGCGATCGCCCGGTTCCTCGCGCGACACGTGGTGCAGTTGGGCGACTGGTCCTGGGGCGAGGCGGCGCAGCACCTGTCCACCAACGCGGTCGACAGGTTCGGCCTCGGGCCGCGTGGTCGCGTGCTGCCGGGGCGGATCGCCGATCTCGCGGTCGTCGACCCGACCGCACTCGCCGACCGGGCGACGTACGACGAGCCGCTGGCCTTGGCCACCGGCGTGGAGTTGGTGCTGATCGGCGGCCGTGTCGTGCTGCGCGACGGCGGGGTGGTCGGCGGCCCCGCAGGACGTTCCATCAGACGGGAGAAGGTGTGA
- a CDS encoding IclR family transcriptional regulator translates to MQDPLTAQPGARNNSASLRRALSILVRLGEDEEGLGRTLTQLCNDLDMNKSTVLRLLRPLIDARFVQATPNGSYRLGWRNAQLGQTYLATTDLHRDMRDVLVDLGEKTGETVHLVTPDFPNVVYVDKVDSPRSVRMASRIGSAQPAYCTSVGKAMLAYSPDDAVKLVVDHGLRRRTPRTITTAADLQVELARVRELGYAVDDVENEDGVRCVAAPIFGTAGTAVSAISVSAPEERLPAEAVPDIAPHVMAAAAEISRRLGARR, encoded by the coding sequence ATGCAGGATCCGTTGACCGCGCAACCGGGCGCCCGCAACAACTCGGCCTCCTTGCGCCGGGCCCTGTCGATCCTCGTCCGGCTCGGTGAGGACGAGGAAGGGCTCGGTCGCACCCTCACCCAGCTCTGCAACGACCTGGACATGAACAAGAGCACCGTGCTGCGGCTGCTCCGACCGCTCATCGACGCGCGCTTCGTCCAGGCCACGCCCAACGGCTCCTACCGCCTCGGCTGGCGTAACGCGCAACTGGGCCAGACGTATCTCGCCACCACCGACCTCCACCGGGACATGCGCGACGTTCTGGTCGACCTTGGCGAGAAGACCGGCGAAACGGTGCACCTGGTGACCCCCGACTTCCCGAACGTCGTGTACGTCGACAAGGTCGACAGCCCACGCTCAGTGCGGATGGCATCGCGGATCGGGAGCGCACAGCCGGCCTACTGCACCAGCGTCGGCAAGGCGATGCTCGCCTATTCGCCCGATGACGCCGTGAAACTCGTGGTCGATCACGGCCTGCGCCGCCGCACCCCACGGACGATCACGACTGCTGCTGACCTCCAAGTGGAGCTGGCTCGGGTGCGTGAACTGGGATACGCGGTCGACGACGTGGAAAACGAGGACGGCGTCCGCTGCGTAGCCGCACCCATCTTCGGCACCGCCGGCACCGCCGTCAGCGCTATCAGCGTCTCCGCCCCCGAGGAGCGGCTGCCGGCCGAGGCGGTCCCCGACATCGCGCCGCACGTCATGGCGGCCGCGGCGGAGATCTCGCGCCGGCTGGGGGCGCGCCGATGA
- a CDS encoding helix-turn-helix transcriptional regulator — MLGLTNEESRVYRELIKLPSCAPADLSAGLGMETAQVAYVLGRLANLGLAARSGEDTGRFVASPPAVALGALLARRQNEIRLAELELNALEETYRAAASQRTIADVIDVVQGAEAIRQRFEQLQIGAREEVMAFVTAPSVVVESDENTAEDAALARGVSYRVVLERAMLEDDVNFFGEVEKVTALGTRVRVIDSLPMKLLIVDRELALVPIAAEHNVAASGALMVHRSALLDALIALFECMWNLSSEIVTMADGIAEVGPGQLDDIDAKILSLLLAGLTDQAVAGRLGTSLRTVQRRVRHLMDLTGAQTRTQLGRQAARLGWV, encoded by the coding sequence GTGCTGGGTTTGACGAACGAAGAGTCGCGGGTCTACCGCGAGTTGATCAAGCTACCGTCCTGCGCGCCCGCGGACCTGAGCGCCGGGCTCGGCATGGAGACAGCTCAGGTGGCCTACGTGCTGGGACGCCTGGCGAACCTCGGCCTGGCCGCGCGCAGCGGCGAGGACACCGGGCGGTTCGTGGCGTCCCCGCCCGCCGTCGCGCTCGGCGCGTTGCTGGCCAGGCGGCAGAACGAGATCAGGCTCGCCGAGCTGGAGCTCAACGCGCTGGAGGAGACCTACCGGGCGGCGGCCAGCCAGCGGACCATCGCCGACGTGATCGACGTGGTGCAGGGCGCGGAGGCGATCAGGCAGCGCTTCGAGCAGCTGCAGATCGGCGCGCGCGAGGAGGTGATGGCCTTCGTCACGGCACCCTCCGTAGTGGTCGAGTCCGACGAGAACACCGCCGAGGACGCGGCCCTGGCACGCGGCGTCTCCTACCGAGTGGTCCTCGAACGCGCGATGCTCGAGGACGACGTCAACTTCTTCGGCGAGGTCGAAAAGGTGACCGCGCTGGGTACGCGGGTACGCGTCATCGACAGCCTGCCGATGAAGCTGCTGATCGTCGACCGGGAGCTGGCACTCGTCCCGATCGCGGCCGAGCACAACGTCGCCGCGTCGGGGGCCCTCATGGTGCACCGGAGCGCGCTGCTCGACGCGCTGATCGCGCTGTTCGAGTGCATGTGGAACCTCTCCAGCGAGATCGTCACCATGGCTGACGGCATTGCCGAGGTCGGCCCTGGGCAGCTGGACGACATCGACGCGAAGATCCTGAGTCTGCTGCTGGCCGGGCTTACCGATCAGGCGGTGGCCGGCCGGCTCGGCACCTCATTACGAACCGTGCAGCGCCGGGTGCGCCACCTGATGGACCTGACGGGCGCGCAGACCCGTACCCAGCTCGGCCGCCAGGCGGCCCGCCTGGGCTGGGTCTGA